A single region of the Epinephelus fuscoguttatus linkage group LG14, E.fuscoguttatus.final_Chr_v1 genome encodes:
- the LOC125900944 gene encoding uncharacterized protein LOC125900944 — MALVLDDFVANPELSSLEKCKKAVLFAIANHYSIHVARSLRKDDLRAAVIRGLCDRGILVLSVDRTSAVEVNAAAGTPDGDDRSDVLSGAGSPVHDEAEATACVDVTPPVQVAKLEEKHPCTLPRFDPVSPESSGSKLDARLKLRLARLQMEQEERREEREFQLRRELELRKMDIEREALKVRQLELQKTPVSLASSAQNVPVLPAAFDVSKHISLVPVFCESEVEAYFGAFERIAGALNWPVNVWAILLQCKLVGKAQEARSALSVEDGLDYKKVKGAILRAYELVPEAYRQRFRSLCKMPDQSYIDFAREKETLFDRWCTASKADKLVSVRELMLLEKFKNCLPERTAVYLNEQKVSTLQQAAKLADEFTLTHKTVFVKRDSFQNKSTSKPDIQVRSINSVGPKPDRPCYYCLKSGHLIADCEAWKQRQKMASKQPKGVGLINTSPRASIESLAPEIPDCFKPFTCDGFVSVSGNAEDQRPIKILRDTACSQSLILSSVLPLNTRSEESAVVRGIEMGFVPAPLYYVHVTSEIATGFFKVGVRAEFPVNGIDFIMGNDIAGGKVYPVPKMVDVPIRESHDDVAIGHPDVFVASVLTRAQAHKNVQEVNLADSILGSALSKEESPSSGGAVSSRITEPEKETVSMTDSPVPLTREALIKAQGSDPSLAKCWAAVVDKSKCS; from the coding sequence ATGGCGTTAGTGTTGGATGATTTTGTGGCTAATCCCGAACTAAGCAGTCTCGAGAAGTGTAAGAAGGCTGTTTTGTTTGCTATCGCTAACCACTACAGTATTCATGTGGCTCGTTCTCTCCGTAAAGACGATTTGAGAGCAGCTGTGATACGTGGTTTGTGTGACCGGGGTATATTGGTGTTGTCTGTGGATCGTACCTCGGCTGTGGAGGTCAATGCTGCAGCAGGGACACCCGATGGTGATGACCGCTCTGATGTGCTCTCTGGAGCCGGTTCTCCTGTACACGATGAGGCAGAGGCGACCGCTTGTGTTGATGTGACTCCTCCGGTGCAGGTGGCAAAGCTTGAGGAAAAGCATCCTTGCACGCTACCTCGTTTTGATCCCGTCTCTCCAGAATCTTCAGGTTCTAAGCTAGATGCGCGGTTAAAGTTGCGGTTGGCTCGGCTCCAGATGGAACAGGAagagagaagggaagagagggagTTTCAGCTTAGAAGGGAGCTGGAGCTCAGGAAAATGGATATAGAGAGAGAGGCTCTTAAAGTGCGCCAGTTAGAGCTCCAGAAGACCCCAGTGAGTCTCGCGTCCAGTGCGCAAAATGTTCCTGTCTTGCCAGCAGCATTTGATGTAAGTAAGCACATTTCTCTGGTTCCAGTTTTCTGTGAATCGGAGGTTGAGGCTTATTTTGGAGCTTTTGAAAGGATTGCCGGTGCCTTGAATTGGCCCGTGAATGTGTGGGCAATCTTGCTACAATGTAAACTGGTCGGAAAAGCTCAAGAAGCGCGTTCAGCTCTTTCCGTGGAGGATGGTCTCGATTACAAGAAGGTTAAAGGCGCTATTCTTCGGGCTTATGAGTTAGTGCCTGAGGCATATAGACAGCGTTTTCGCAGCCTTTGTAAAATGCCTGACCAGTCATACATTGATTTCGCAAGAGAAAAGGAAACTCTCTTTGATCGGTGGTGTACAGCTAGTAAAGCTGATAAGTTGGTGTCTGTGCGTGAGCTGATGTTGCTGGAGAAGTTTAAAAACTGCCTCCCTGAGCGcacagctgtttatttaaatgagcAAAAGGTTTCCACTCTGCAACAAGCTGCAAAACTTGCGGATGAGTTTACACTTACGCATAAAACTGTGTTTGTGAAGAGAGactcctttcaaaataaatccaccTCCAAGCCTGACATCCAGGTGCGTAGTATCAACTCTGTAGGCCCTAAGCCTGATAGACCATGCTATTACTGCCTTAAGTCTGGCCACCTTATTGCAGACTGTGAAGCATGGAAGCAAAGACAGAAGATGGCTTCAAAACAGCCAAAGGGGGTTGGGTTAATAAATACCTCGCCCAGGGCATCCATTGAGTCCCTAGCTCCTGAAATACCTGATTGTTTTAAACCTTTTACTTGTGATGgatttgtgtctgtttcaggAAATGCTGAGGACCAGCGCCCGATTAAGATCTTGCGAGATACAGCGTGTTCACAATCACTAATCCTCTCCAGTGTGCTACCTTTGAATACCAGGTCTGAGGAAAGTGCTGTGGTAAGGGGTATCGAGATGGGGTTTGTACCTGCACCTCTATATTATGTTCATGTGACGTCAGAGATAGCTACTGGGTTCTTTAAGGTGGGTGTCCGTGCAGAGTTTCCTGTTAATGGTATTGACTTCATCATGGGAAACGACATTGCAGGGGGTAAGGTTTATCCTGTCCCTAAGATGGTGGATGTGCCTATTCGGGAGTCTCATGATGATGTAGCCATCGGGCACCCTGATGTGTTTGTGGCTAGTGTGCTAACTAGAGCTCAGGCTCATAAAAATGTACAGGAGGTTAATCTTGCTGACTCAATACTGGGTTCTGCTCTCTCTAAAGAAGAGTCGCCCTCCAGTGGTGGTGCCGTAAGCAGCAGGATCACGGAGCCTGAAAAGGAGACGGTGTCTATGACCGATTCACCGGTGCCGTTGACGCGTGAGGCCCTCATCAAAGCTCAGGGAAGTGACCCATCGCTTGCTAAGTGCTGGGCTGCTGTTGTTGATAAATCTAAGTGTAGCTAA